The Pontibacter pudoricolor genome contains a region encoding:
- a CDS encoding biotin/lipoyl-containing protein — protein MLQVKTANDKIWQVDIQKDAILLNETPFNWDITPIGTNTYHIIHNYKSYTAELVQADYQAKAFTFKINGVTHTLSVKDQFDLLLDKLGMSNANAQKVNDVKAPMPGLILEIKVQPGQEVKKGDPIMILEAMKMENILKSPGDGVVKEIKVAVKQNVEKNQVLILF, from the coding sequence ATGCTGCAGGTAAAAACCGCTAACGACAAAATATGGCAGGTTGACATACAGAAAGATGCTATACTTCTCAACGAAACTCCTTTCAACTGGGATATCACACCGATAGGCACTAACACCTACCACATTATTCACAATTATAAATCTTATACTGCGGAGCTTGTTCAGGCCGATTACCAGGCCAAAGCGTTCACGTTTAAGATCAACGGCGTTACCCATACGCTATCTGTAAAGGACCAGTTCGATCTGTTACTGGATAAGCTGGGTATGAGCAATGCCAATGCACAGAAAGTGAACGATGTGAAAGCCCCTATGCCCGGACTGATACTTGAGATAAAAGTACAGCCAGGCCAGGAAGTAAAGAAAGGTGATCCGATCATGATCCTGGAGGCAATGAAGATGGAGAACATCCTGAAGTCGCCGGGCGATGGTGTGGTAAAAGAGATAAAAGTTGCCGTAAAACAGAACGTGGAAAAAAACCAGGTTTTGATCTTATTTTAA
- the pyrH gene encoding UMP kinase: MKYKRILLKLSGEALMGEQQYGIDSNRLMQYAQEIKEVSALGVEVAVVIGGGNIFRGVQAEQVGLDRVQGDYMGMLATVINSMALQSALEKLGVYTRLLSGINIQQVCEPYIRRRAVRHLEKGRVVIFGAGTGNPYFTTDSAASLRAIEIEADVVLKGTRVDGIYSADPEKDPDAIFYSDISFKDVFDKGLNVMDMTAFTLCKENDLSIIVFDMNTPGNLKRIVNGDKVGTLVSMTAEA; this comes from the coding sequence GTGAAGTATAAAAGAATTTTGTTAAAGCTAAGCGGTGAAGCGCTGATGGGTGAGCAGCAATACGGTATCGACTCGAACAGGTTGATGCAGTATGCTCAGGAGATAAAGGAAGTATCTGCGCTGGGTGTAGAGGTGGCAGTTGTTATCGGGGGAGGCAACATCTTCAGAGGTGTACAGGCCGAGCAGGTTGGCCTGGACCGTGTGCAGGGAGACTACATGGGTATGCTGGCTACTGTTATCAACAGCATGGCTTTACAAAGTGCCCTGGAGAAACTGGGTGTATATACCCGCCTGCTTTCCGGTATTAACATACAGCAGGTATGCGAACCATACATTCGCCGCCGTGCCGTACGCCACTTAGAGAAGGGTCGTGTTGTTATATTTGGTGCCGGTACCGGTAACCCTTACTTCACAACCGACTCAGCAGCCAGTTTACGTGCTATTGAGATTGAAGCAGACGTAGTTCTGAAAGGTACGCGCGTGGATGGTATTTACTCTGCTGACCCTGAGAAAGATCCGGACGCCATTTTCTATTCAGACATTTCATTTAAAGATGTGTTTGATAAAGGACTGAACGTGATGGACATGACTGCCTTTACGCTTTGTAAAGAAAACGACCTTTCTATTATCGTATTTGATATGAACACACCCGGCAACCTGAAGCGCATCGTGAACGGCGATAAAGTTGGCACGCTGGTGTCCATGACGGCAGAGGCCTAA
- the frr gene encoding ribosome recycling factor produces the protein MTEEIQFYLSEAEESMQKAVQHTSSELTKIRAGKASPAMVEDLKVDYYGTPTPVSQVANVATPDARTLLIKPWEKNMLGEINKAIKNSDLGLNPQQEADAIRLNIPALTEERRRELVKQVKNETESGKIAVRNIRKDVNESLRKLQKEGTSEDAVRDAEAKVQKMTDSYIVKIDELLTKKEAEIMTI, from the coding sequence ATGACGGAAGAAATTCAGTTTTACCTCAGCGAAGCAGAGGAGTCGATGCAAAAAGCAGTGCAGCACACAAGCTCTGAATTAACAAAGATCAGAGCTGGCAAGGCATCCCCTGCTATGGTAGAAGACCTGAAAGTAGATTATTACGGTACACCGACACCGGTTTCGCAGGTGGCAAACGTTGCCACTCCGGATGCCCGTACCCTCTTGATCAAACCCTGGGAGAAAAACATGCTGGGTGAGATCAACAAGGCAATAAAGAACAGCGACCTTGGCCTTAACCCGCAGCAGGAAGCGGATGCCATCCGCCTGAACATTCCGGCACTTACAGAAGAGCGTCGTCGTGAACTGGTTAAGCAGGTAAAGAACGAAACTGAATCTGGTAAGATAGCTGTTCGTAACATTCGTAAGGATGTGAACGAATCGCTTAGAAAACTGCAGAAAGAAGGCACTTCAGAAGACGCCGTTCGTGATGCAGAAGCCAAAGTTCAGAAAATGACTGACTCCTACATTGTAAAGATCGACGAGCTGCTTACCAAGAAAGAAGCAGAGATCATGACGATCTAA
- the nadD gene encoding nicotinate (nicotinamide) nucleotide adenylyltransferase, whose product MKVGLLFGSFNPIHTGHLILANYMATNTDLDTVWLVVSPQNPFKPSNTLLHEFDRLHMVSLAIADNPNLGVSNIEFSMPKPSYTIDTLTYLQEKYPSYEFVLIMGEDNLALFPKWKNYERILEYHQVYVYPRSGSVLEEVAAFPNMKFVKAPILDISATFIRQCIREEKSIKYMVPDEIIDYIKVHKLYS is encoded by the coding sequence ATGAAGGTAGGGCTCTTGTTTGGTTCCTTTAACCCGATCCATACCGGCCACCTGATACTTGCCAACTATATGGCCACCAACACCGACCTGGATACGGTGTGGCTGGTTGTGTCGCCGCAAAACCCGTTTAAGCCGAGCAATACGCTACTGCACGAATTCGACAGGCTGCACATGGTGTCGTTGGCGATAGCGGATAATCCGAACCTGGGCGTATCGAACATCGAGTTCAGTATGCCCAAGCCAAGCTATACCATAGATACGCTTACCTATTTGCAGGAAAAGTATCCGAGTTATGAGTTTGTGCTGATCATGGGAGAGGATAACCTTGCGCTGTTTCCGAAATGGAAGAACTATGAGCGCATCCTGGAATACCATCAGGTGTATGTTTACCCGCGTTCCGGTTCTGTGCTGGAGGAGGTCGCTGCTTTCCCGAACATGAAATTTGTAAAAGCGCCTATTCTCGATATTTCAGCCACGTTTATCAGGCAGTGCATCCGGGAAGAAAAGAGTATAAAGTACATGGTGCCCGACGAGATCATAGATTATATCAAAGTACACAAATTGTATTCCTGA
- the gmk gene encoding guanylate kinase produces MQGKIIIFSAPSGAGKTTIVKHLLSVNPNLNFSISACTRDKRGRTEVNGKDYYFITPEDFKEKIANDEFVEWEEVYEGAFYGTLKSEIERIWQSGKHAILDVDVKGGLSIKHFYKERALAVFVKPPSIEELANRLQARNTDSASSISSRVFKAKFEMGFEDQFDEVIVNDNLETACAKAEKLVNDFLKSEPAIV; encoded by the coding sequence ATGCAAGGAAAGATCATTATCTTCTCGGCGCCCTCCGGTGCCGGTAAAACCACTATTGTAAAGCATCTGCTTAGCGTAAATCCAAATCTGAACTTCTCTATTTCTGCCTGCACCCGCGATAAGCGTGGCCGCACCGAAGTAAATGGTAAAGATTATTACTTCATTACCCCTGAAGACTTTAAAGAAAAGATTGCAAACGACGAGTTTGTAGAATGGGAAGAAGTGTACGAAGGTGCATTTTATGGTACGCTTAAATCAGAAATAGAACGCATCTGGCAGAGTGGCAAACACGCCATACTGGATGTAGATGTAAAAGGAGGATTGAGTATAAAGCATTTTTACAAAGAAAGAGCACTTGCCGTTTTCGTGAAGCCACCTTCTATCGAGGAGCTGGCAAACAGACTGCAGGCCCGCAACACCGATTCAGCATCGAGTATCAGCAGCCGCGTATTTAAGGCTAAGTTCGAGATGGGGTTCGAAGATCAGTTTGATGAAGTGATCGTGAACGATAATCTGGAAACTGCCTGCGCCAAAGCAGAAAAACTGGTAAACGATTTCCTTAAATCAGAACCGGCTATCGTATGA
- a CDS encoding anti-sigma factor family protein translates to MESKFTEMYQKEPADEKDGVCEQVADMLDSVVDGEASADEQKFFNSHIEECVNCFENHQKQKLLKGLVSGHLKRVIVPASLAQTIKAKIQETI, encoded by the coding sequence ATGGAATCGAAATTTACGGAAATGTATCAGAAAGAGCCTGCCGATGAGAAGGATGGAGTGTGTGAGCAGGTAGCAGACATGCTGGACTCAGTTGTGGACGGAGAGGCGTCTGCCGATGAGCAGAAATTCTTTAATAGCCATATTGAGGAATGCGTTAACTGCTTTGAAAACCATCAGAAACAAAAACTCCTAAAAGGTCTTGTCAGTGGTCACCTTAAGCGTGTTATAGTGCCGGCCAGCCTGGCACAGACCATTAAAGCCAAAATACAGGAAACTATTTAA